The Denticeps clupeoides chromosome 5, fDenClu1.1, whole genome shotgun sequence genome includes a region encoding these proteins:
- the tdp2a gene encoding tyrosyl-DNA phosphodiesterase 2 isoform X2, which translates to MQEPTFWSTQSTQTETLLTNSSKAQATQTRHFSTRDASTQTPGAQYAMRETAKPSPAKPLPDQSLGRPMDQPSVEDEKGDPSSLTVLTWNIDGLDVEDLRERVSKLLSYLRKVKSDVVLLQELIPPYLEILQQVLPDYEFLQGNTDGYFTGVLLRKSRVQLQQSSIVNFPTTEMSRNLLMAQLSFSGHQLCVMTSHLESCKTSSQERMNQLRRVWKKMRETSDDQTVIFGGDTNLRDWEVKKLGGLPEGISDVWEVLGEPENSAVTSSVFVKDLHQHFVLTDCSHDREVRITMTLWIFSLRGHITITSLLFSPGCYKVTGDIMAQSCMGASTWQE; encoded by the exons ATGCAGGAACCCACATTCTGGTCTACCCAGTCAACCCAGACTGAGACACTCCTCACAAACAGCAGCAAGGCCCAAGCAACGCAAACACGACACTTCTCAACAAGAGACGCCTCCACCCAGACTCCTGGAGCTCAGTATGCCATGAGAGAAACCGCCAAGCCTTCTCCAGCTAAGCCACTGCCAGACCAGTCACTGGGACGTCCCATGGACCAACCTTCTGTAGAAGATGAGAAAGGAGACCCGAGCAGTCTGACCGTATTAACCTGGAACATAGATGGCCTTGATGTTGaggatctgagagagcgtgtctCAAAACTGCTCTCATACTTGAGAAA GGTCAAGTCGGATGTTGTTCTGTTGCAGGAACTCATTCCGCCATATCTTGAGATTCTCCAGCAGGTCCTGCCTGATTATGAGTTTCTTCAAG GCAACACAGACGGGTACTTTACAGGTGTGCTGCTGAGGAAGTCCAGAGTACAACTCCAGCAGAGCAGCATTGTGAATTTTCCGACTACGGAGATGTCTCGGAACCTGCTTATGGCACAA TTGAGCTTCTCAGGTCACCAGCTGTGTGTGATGACCTCTCACCTGGAGAGCTGCAAAACCAGCTCACAGGAGCGAATGAACCAGCTGCGCAGGGTCTGGAAGAAGATGAGAGAGACGTCAGATGACCAGACTGTCATTTTTGGAGGAGACACAAACCTGAGGGACTGGGAG GTCAAGAAGCTAGGAGGTCTACCAGAAGGAATCTCTGATGTATGGGAGGTTCTTGGAGAGCCTGAGAACT CTGCTGTTACAAGCAGTGTATTTGTGAAGGACctgcatcagcactttgtgcTTACTgactgcagccatgacagagaGGTGAGAATTACCATGACGCTCTGGATTTTCAGCCTCCGTGGGCATATTACCATAACTTCACTTCTTTTCTCTCCTGGATGCTATAAGGTCACCGGGGACATTATGGCACAGAGTTGCATGGGGGCATCGACTTGGCAGGAGTAG
- the tdp2a gene encoding tyrosyl-DNA phosphodiesterase 2 isoform X1, whose product MQEPTFWSTQSTQTETLLTNSSKAQATQTRHFSTRDASTQTPGAQYAMRETAKPSPAKPLPDQSLGRPMDQPSVEDEKGDPSSLTVLTWNIDGLDVEDLRERVSKLLSYLRKVKSDVVLLQELIPPYLEILQQVLPDYEFLQGNTDGYFTGVLLRKSRVQLQQSSIVNFPTTEMSRNLLMAQLSFSGHQLCVMTSHLESCKTSSQERMNQLRRVWKKMRETSDDQTVIFGGDTNLRDWEVKKLGGLPEGISDVWEVLGEPENCRYTWDTVTNDNKEIPFPARLRFDRVYIRTAINGAKIKPESMRLVGLERLKCGRFTSDHWGILCTFSFESADTAN is encoded by the exons ATGCAGGAACCCACATTCTGGTCTACCCAGTCAACCCAGACTGAGACACTCCTCACAAACAGCAGCAAGGCCCAAGCAACGCAAACACGACACTTCTCAACAAGAGACGCCTCCACCCAGACTCCTGGAGCTCAGTATGCCATGAGAGAAACCGCCAAGCCTTCTCCAGCTAAGCCACTGCCAGACCAGTCACTGGGACGTCCCATGGACCAACCTTCTGTAGAAGATGAGAAAGGAGACCCGAGCAGTCTGACCGTATTAACCTGGAACATAGATGGCCTTGATGTTGaggatctgagagagcgtgtctCAAAACTGCTCTCATACTTGAGAAA GGTCAAGTCGGATGTTGTTCTGTTGCAGGAACTCATTCCGCCATATCTTGAGATTCTCCAGCAGGTCCTGCCTGATTATGAGTTTCTTCAAG GCAACACAGACGGGTACTTTACAGGTGTGCTGCTGAGGAAGTCCAGAGTACAACTCCAGCAGAGCAGCATTGTGAATTTTCCGACTACGGAGATGTCTCGGAACCTGCTTATGGCACAA TTGAGCTTCTCAGGTCACCAGCTGTGTGTGATGACCTCTCACCTGGAGAGCTGCAAAACCAGCTCACAGGAGCGAATGAACCAGCTGCGCAGGGTCTGGAAGAAGATGAGAGAGACGTCAGATGACCAGACTGTCATTTTTGGAGGAGACACAAACCTGAGGGACTGGGAG GTCAAGAAGCTAGGAGGTCTACCAGAAGGAATCTCTGATGTATGGGAGGTTCTTGGAGAGCCTGAGAACTGTAGGTACACCTGGGACACAGTGACCAATGACAACAAGGAAATACCATTCCCCGCCCGTCTGCGGTTTGACCGTGTTTACATCAGGACAGCCATAAACGGGGCCAAAATCAAACCGGAGAGCATGAGGCTGGTCGGCCTGGAAAGGTTAAAATGTGGGCGCTTTACCAGCGATCACTGGGGAATCCTTTGCACCTTCTCTTTTGAGTCTGCTGATACAGCTAATTGA
- the tdp2a gene encoding tyrosyl-DNA phosphodiesterase 2 isoform X3 gives MQEPTFWSTQSTQTETLLTNSSKAQATQTRHFSTRDASTQTPGAQYAMRETAKPSPAKPLPDQSLGRPMDQPSVEDEKGDPSSLTVLTWNIDGLDVEDLRERVSKLLSYLRKVKSDVVLLQELIPPYLEILQQVLPDYEFLQGNTDGYFTGVLLRKSRVQLQQSSIVNFPTTEMSRNLLMAQLSFSGHQLCVMTSHLESCKTSSQERMNQLRRVWKKMRETSDDQTVIFGGDTNLRDWEVKKLGGLPEGISDVWEVLGEPENSAVTSSVFVKDLHQHFVLTDCSHDREVTGDIMAQSCMGASTWQE, from the exons ATGCAGGAACCCACATTCTGGTCTACCCAGTCAACCCAGACTGAGACACTCCTCACAAACAGCAGCAAGGCCCAAGCAACGCAAACACGACACTTCTCAACAAGAGACGCCTCCACCCAGACTCCTGGAGCTCAGTATGCCATGAGAGAAACCGCCAAGCCTTCTCCAGCTAAGCCACTGCCAGACCAGTCACTGGGACGTCCCATGGACCAACCTTCTGTAGAAGATGAGAAAGGAGACCCGAGCAGTCTGACCGTATTAACCTGGAACATAGATGGCCTTGATGTTGaggatctgagagagcgtgtctCAAAACTGCTCTCATACTTGAGAAA GGTCAAGTCGGATGTTGTTCTGTTGCAGGAACTCATTCCGCCATATCTTGAGATTCTCCAGCAGGTCCTGCCTGATTATGAGTTTCTTCAAG GCAACACAGACGGGTACTTTACAGGTGTGCTGCTGAGGAAGTCCAGAGTACAACTCCAGCAGAGCAGCATTGTGAATTTTCCGACTACGGAGATGTCTCGGAACCTGCTTATGGCACAA TTGAGCTTCTCAGGTCACCAGCTGTGTGTGATGACCTCTCACCTGGAGAGCTGCAAAACCAGCTCACAGGAGCGAATGAACCAGCTGCGCAGGGTCTGGAAGAAGATGAGAGAGACGTCAGATGACCAGACTGTCATTTTTGGAGGAGACACAAACCTGAGGGACTGGGAG GTCAAGAAGCTAGGAGGTCTACCAGAAGGAATCTCTGATGTATGGGAGGTTCTTGGAGAGCCTGAGAACT CTGCTGTTACAAGCAGTGTATTTGTGAAGGACctgcatcagcactttgtgcTTACTgactgcagccatgacagagaG GTCACCGGGGACATTATGGCACAGAGTTGCATGGGGGCATCGACTTGGCAGGAGTAG